In the Dryobates pubescens isolate bDryPub1 unplaced genomic scaffold, bDryPub1.pri scaffold_77_arrow_ctg1, whole genome shotgun sequence genome, tgggagggactgggagggtgactgcaaggggactgggagggagtgggagggactgggatggactgggaggggattgagAGGGACTCtaagggcactgggagggagtggggagtgGACTGGGAGgggtactgggaggcactgggaggtgaCTGCAAGGGGAACTGGGacggactgggaggggattgggaggatCTGGAGGTGACTGCAAGGGGACTGGGacggactgggaggggattgggagggactgggaggtgactggaagggactggagggactgggaggggattgggagggactgggaggggccAGGGAGTGGCAcgctcggggtggggggggggggggggggcagtgccCTGGTTCCTGCTGGTCCATGCTGGTCTGTACTGGTCCGCAGCAGACaatggcagctcccaggccccCAATGGGCTGCGCTGCTTCGGCTGCCCCCAGGAGGGGCCCTGCCAGCCGACCACCATCGTCTCCTGCTACGGAGACCTCCGCGGCTGCTTCCACGGCAAcctcagcctcagcctgggTCTGCCCCGCCGCGGCACCGggaggggcggggaggggagtgggaggggctgggaggggattgggagggagtgggaagggattgggagggactgggagggcttGGGACGgattgggagggtgctgggaggggattgggagggttgggaagggcttggagggactgggaggggttgggaattgattggaagggactgggaagggattgggagggactgggaggggttgggaagggattgggagagactgggagggattgggaggggctgggaggggttcgggagggactgggaggggttgggaagagattgggagggactgggaggggttgggaattgattggaagggactgggaagggattgggagggactgggaggggttcgggaggggcttgggaggggctgggaggggttgggaagggattgggagggactgggagggattgggagggactggagggGTTCGGGAGGTGCTGGGAAGGGATTGTGGAgggggattgggaggggctgggaagggattgggagggactgggaggcaatgggaggggactgggaggcaatgggagggactgggagctattgggagggactgggaggggttgggaagagattgggaggggctgggagcgggTTGGGAAGAGATTGGAAGGACTGGGAAGGGATTGGGAGGACTGGGAGGGGTTCGGGAAGGGGGCTTGGGAGGTGGTTGGGAAGGGATTGGGAggaactgggaggggattgggaggggctgggagggactgagAGGGGTtcgggaggggctgggaaggattGGGAGGGGCTAGgaagggattgggagggactgggaggggactgggaggggattgggaggggctgggaagggattgggagtggctgggaggggttgggagggactgggaagggatcgggaggggctgggaggggattgggaggggctgggaagggatcgggaggggctgggaggggcctGACGTCCCCCCCGCCGGCCCGCAGGCGGCGCCACGGTGTGGCGGGAGGTGCGGGGCTGCACGCGGGACCCCACGTGCCGGGGGGAGCGGCGCGGGGACGAGGTGGTGACGCTGATTGGCTCCTGCTGCGGGGAGGACCTCTGCAACCGCCACCTGCTCGGCCCCGCCTTCTTCGACCCTGATTGGCCGCGCCTGGAGCTCCTCCCCCACGGCCACGCCCCGCACAACGCCTCCAAGGCGGCCGGGGCCCCGCCCCCACCCCGCCGGGGGGATCGGGCGGGGTCGGCGCCACGCCCGAGGTGGCCGCCGGCACCGCCCCCGCCCCTCGCGGGAGATCGGGCGGGGTCAACGCCACATCCAAGATGGCCGCCGGCACCGCCCGCGCGCCCGGCGGCGCGGAGGTCACACCCAAGATGGCCGCCGgcgccacccccacccctccggGAGACCTCAAGGGAGTCGGCGCCACACCCAAGATGGCCGCCGAGAGGGGCAAGGCGGACGTCCCGGCGGCCGGGGGCGGCGGGTGACGTCACGAGGGCGGCGGTGACGTCACGGAGGGCGGCTCCGACCCCAGGCGGCCGCCAGGGACAGGATGGCCGCGGGGCGCTCGGCCGCGGGGCGCCCCCTGGAGGGCAAGCAGGGAACCAAGGGCCCCGtggggagcagccagagctgggcggggccgggctggctcctccccttcctgctcctgctcctcctctaaGGGGAGGGGCCGGGAGGTGTCCACGCCCCCCGGAAGTGGGTCCTGAccacacccaccccaccccgtgGGGAAATAAAGGGATGCAGTGGAACCAGtgacacccacagcctcccagtcTCCCttcagtcccctcccagtgcctcccagtatcccttcagtgccctcccagtgcctcccagtctcccttcagtcccctcccagtagctcccagtatCCCttcagtgccctcccagtgcctcccagtagctcccagtatCCCttcagtcccctcccagtgcctcccagtctcccttcagtcccctcccagtgcctcccagtatcccttcagtgccctcccagtgcctcccagtaggTCCCAGTATCCCttcagtcccctcccagtgcctcccagttaccctccactcccctcccagtgcctcccagttaccctccactcccctcccagtgcctcccactcccctcccagtgcctcccagttaCCCTTcactcccctcccagtgcctcccagtagctcccagtatCCCTTcactcccctcccagtgctcccagtagcCCCCAGTAtcccctctgtcccctcccagtgcctcccagtagctACCAGTAtcccctgtcccctcccagtAGCTACCAGTAtcccctctgtcccctcccagtgcctcccagtgcctcccagtatcccttcagtgcctcccagtgcctcccagtctcCCCTCCGTCCCCTCCCAGCGCCGCTCCTTCCCTCGCGCGTGCCCGCTGCGGGTGGGCGTGGCCGATGTCCGGAGGGCGTGGCCGCGGCTGCGTCCTCGCGTCATCTCCCGGCGGGTTTGCGGGCGGAGCTTGGGGGGGAGGGCGAGGGGGCGGAGCCGCTCGGNNNNNNNNNNNNNNNNNNNNNNNNNNNNNNNNNNNNNNNNNNNNNNNNNNNNNNNNNNNNNNNNNNNNNNNNNNNNNNNNNNNNNNNNNNNNNNNNNNNNNNNNNNNNNNNNNNNNNNNNNNNNNNNNNNNNNNNNNNNNNNNNNNNNNNNNNNNNNNNNNNNNNNNNNNNNNNNNNNNNNNNNNNNNNNNNNNNNNNNNNNNNNNNNNNNNNNNNNNNNNNNNNNNNNNNNNNNNNNNNNNNNNNNNNNNNNNNNNNNNNNNNNNNNNNNNNNNNNNNNNNNNNNNNNNNNNNNNNNNNNNNNNNNNNNNNNNNNNNNNNNNNNNNNNNNNNNNNNNNNNNNNNNNNNNNNNNNNNNNNNNNNNNNNNNNNNNNNNNNNNNNNNNNNNNNNNNNNNNNNNNNNNNNNNNNNNNNNNNNNNNNNNNNNNNNNNNNNNNNNNNNNNNNNNNNNNNNNNNNNNNNNNNNNNNNNNNNNNNNNNNNNNNNNNNNNNNNNNNNNatttggggcaggggggaaggcacTGGAGAGGACTGGGCGGCACTGGGGgctactgggaggcactggtgGGGCTGAGTCAGGGCCGGATGCGGCCCCGGAGGGGCTGAGtcagggggggggaggggaaagcttcCTGCCCCTGAGTCACCAGTGCCggactgggggcactgggggggactgggagctactgggatgtactgggagggcatttaggtggcactgggaggcactgggagctactgggatgtactgggagggcatttgggtggcactgggagctactgggatgtactgggagggcatttgggtggcactgggaggacactgggagctactgggatgtactgggagggcatttgggtggcactgggaggcactgggagctactgggatgtactgggaAGGCATTTGGGTGGCacggggaggcactgggagctactgggatgtactgggagggcatttgggtggcactgggaggcactgggagctactgggatgtactgggaTGGCacttgggtggcactgggagccactgggagctactgggaggcactgggagggcatttgggtggcactgggaggcactgggagctactgggatgtactgggagggcatttgggtggcactgggaggcactgggagctactgggatgtactgggagggcatttgggtggcactgggaggcattgggagctactgggatgtactgggagggcatttgggtggcactgggaggcactgggagctaccgggatgtactgggagggcatttgggtggcactgggaggcactgggagctactgggatgtactgggagggcatttgggtggcactgggaggcactgggagctactgggatgtactgggagggcatttgggtggcactgggaggcactgggagctactgggatgtactgggagggcatttgggtggcactgggaggcactgggagctactgggctgtactgggagggcatttgggtggcactgggaggcactgggaggggtctgggagggcactgggagggcatttgggtggcactgggaggcactgggaggggtctgggagggcactgggcgGCACTGGGCGGCACTGGTTTGCCCTCAGGGGGGGCCCGGGCTTCGCTGTGGGTCCTGCCGTTGGTCTGtactggtctgtactggtctgtactggtcCGTGCTGGTGTCCCAGggggggctctgctgtgcccccacTGCTCCTCGGggcgctgccagctgctgccctgcccctcccccaaCGCCACCTGCCGCAGGACCTCCCTGAGCCAGCGCCGGGGTgagactgggaggcactgggaggcactgggaggcactgggaagggctgggaggggactgggagggactgggagggcatggggggggggaggggggcgctGGGAGCTGCGGCTTTGCGCCGGGCGGTGATCCTCGGGCGCCCCCTGCAGGCGgcgctgtgctgctgcaggaggaaggaggcTGCGACGTCCTCGGCCCCCCGGACCTGACCCTCACCTTCCGCTCCCACGGAGCTGTGCTGACCCTCAGCGagcggcggggggcgggggggcgaGCAGGGGGAGACGGCCCCGGAGCCGCGGCAGGGGGgtgagggactgggaggggactgggagggaacggggagggggagggggagggactgggaggggactgggagggggagggaagggaaggggaggggctgggaggggactgggagggggagggaagggaagggaaggggaggggctgggagggagagggaagggaagggaggggctgggaggggaagggaaggggaggggctgggaggggctgggaaggagagggaggggactgggaggggctgagaaggagaaggaggggactgggagggagagagaagggaaggggaggggctgggagggcctgggaaggagagggaggggactgggaggggctgggagggagagggaagggaaggggaggggctgggagggcctgggaaggagagggaggggactgggaggggccGGGAGGGGACTGGCTGTGGCCCCTCCCTGCCTTTGCTCTGTCTCCGCCCCCTCCCTGACCGTAACCCCGCCCCTTCCGGTTTGaaccccgcccccccccccccccccggcggcccccagggctccccctgCGGTGCCTCAGCTGCGATGCCTCTGACGGCTCCTGCGGGCGCCCCCTGCTGGCGCTGCCCTGCCCCCGCCCCGGCGACTACTGCATCGACGTCAGCAGTCACGTGAGGGGGCAGGGTGAGCAACGGGGGGGgcgggactgggaggggactgggagggactgggaggggactgggagagactgggaggggattgggagagactgggagggactgggaggggctgggaggggactgggaaggactgggaggagactgggagggactgggaggggagtgggagggactgggaaggactgggaggggaatgagaggggctgggaggggctgggaggggactgggagggactgggaaggcactgggagggactgggaggggactgggaggcactgggaggggactgggagagactgggagacactgggaaggactgggaggggactgggaagggactgggaggggctaggaggggactgggaggggagtgggaggggattgggaaaGActggggggggactgggaggggctgggtggaGACTGGGAGGCGCTGGGCAGGCTCGTGGGGGGCGTGTCCCTGAGCTGGGCCCCGCCCCCCTGTCCCCGCCCAGTGGGGGAGGGTCGGCTGCGGGGCTGCGGCCGCGCGGGGCCCTGCCGGGGGCTGCTGGCGCTCGATACCGGCGGCGGCCGCCAGGTGGCGCTgaggtgctgccagcaggaccagTGCGACACTGGTGagactggggggcactgggaggggactgggaggcactgggggcgGTGCCgggaggggcctggggggcactgggagtaGGGCTGGTGCCCTGCCGGTccgtactggtccatactggtctgtactggtcGGTGCTGGTCCATACTGGTCGGTACTGGTCAGTGCTGGTccgtactggtccatactggtcggtactggtcggtactggtccatactggtctgtactggtcAGTGCTGGTccgtactggtccatactggtcgGTATTGGTcggtactggtccatactggtcgGTACTGGTTAGTGCTGGTccgtactggtccatactggtcaGTATTGGTcggtactggtccatactggtggGTACTGGTCAGTGCTGGTccgtactggtccatactggtcggtactggtcggtactggtccatactggtcgGTACTGGTCAGTATTGGTCGGTACTGGTCCGTACTGGTCAGTATTGGTCGGTACTGGTCGGTGCTGGTcggtactggtccatactggttgGTACTGGTCCGTACTGGTCAGTATTGGTCGGTACTGGTCGGTACTGGTCAGTATTGGTCGGTACTGGTCGGTACTGGTCAGTACTGGTCGGTACTGGTcggtactggtccatactggtcaGTACTGGTCAGTACTGGTCCCATACTGGTCGGTACTGGTCCATAGTGGTCAGTACTGGTCCGTACTGGTcggtactggtccatactggtccGTACTGGTCCGTACTGGTCCGTACTGGTCGGTACTGGTCGGTACTGGTCCGTACTGGTCGGTACTGGTCAGTACTGGTCCCATACTGGTcggtactggtccatactggtcgGTGCTGGTCGGTACTGGTTGGTACTGGTCGGTGCTGGTCGGTACTGGTcggtactggtccatactggttgGTACTGGTCCTTACTGGTCAGTACTGGTccgtactggtccatactggtccgtactggtccatactggtctgtactggtcGGTATTGGTCCGtactggtctgtactggtcAGTACTTCCcagtactggtccatactggtccatactggtgtGTCCTGTTGCAGAGGCCGAGCCGCTGCCCCCCGCCTCGGGGCtgcgctgctggggctgggacgGCCCCGGGACCCCCAGGGGCGACCCCCAAGTGGTGACCTGCGGGGGGGGCCTGACCCACTGCGGCCTGGCCTGGAGCTACGgtgagggactgggagggggcagggatcCATGGGGCAGGGATCCATGGGGTGGGGATCCATGGGGTGGGGATCCATGGGGCGGGGATCCATGGGGCTGGGATCCATGGGGCAGGGATCTCTGGATCTGGGTTCTCTGCAGTAGGGATCCACAGGGCTGGGATCCACGGAGCAGGGATCCACGGGGTGGGGATCCATGGGGCAGGGATCTCTGGAGCAGGGATCCATGGGGTGGGGATCCACGGGGCTGGGATCCATGGGGCAGGGATCCACGGGGCAGGGATCCATGGGGCAGGGATCTCTGGAGCAGGGATCCATGGGGCAGGGATCTCTGGATCTGGGTTCTCTGCAGTAGGGATCCATGGGGCAGGGATCCATGGGGCTGGGATCCATGGGGCAGGGATCTCTGGATCTGGGTTCTCTGCAGTAGGGATCCACAGGGCTGGGATCCACGGAGCAGGGATCCATAGGGTGGAGATCCATGGGGCAGGGATCTCTGGAGCAGGGATCCATGGGGTGGGGATCCACGGGGCAGGGATCCATGGGGCACAGAACCATGGGGCTAGGACCCACGGGGCTGGGGTCTCTGGAGCAGGGATCCACGGGGTGGGGATCCATGGGACAGGGATCTCTGGGGCAGGGATCTATGGGGCACTgacccccagctgtgcccccccccccaggcccctcgGGTGAGCCTTGGCTGCTCCGTGGCTGTGTCACCCCCAGCTGGTGCCAgacccccctggggctgggggcgatGTGGGGCAGCCCCATAGCAACCCCTCCGCCCCCCACGTCCCCCCCCGGCCCCACAACTGCCCCCCGGCCCCACAGCGACGCCCCCGGCCCCATAGCGCCCCccacctgctgccagggctcctTCTGCAACCGGCTGCCCGGGGACCCCCCC is a window encoding:
- the LOC128899829 gene encoding ly6/PLAUR domain-containing protein 3-like translates to MGHYRSPWVPMGRCHGRLALGGRGCSRGVGGASSRALPLGGLALFVQRRQCEEGRGCNRELPLGTDSALPLPADNGSSQAPNGLRCFGCPQEGPCQPTTIVSCYGDLRGCFHGNLSLSLGGATVWREVRGCTRDPTCRGERRGDEVVTLIGSCCGEDLCNRHLLGPAFFDPDWPRLELLPHGHAPHNASKAAGAPPPPRRGDRAGSGGVNATSKMAAGTARAPGGAEVTPKMAAGATPTPPGDLKGVGATPKMAAERGKADVPAAGGGG
- the LOC128899834 gene encoding forkhead box protein L2-like; translation: MWGSPIATPPPPTSPPGPTTAPRPHSDAPGPIAPPTCCQGSFCNRLPGDPPAPSSAPRLPPGCRQLLLLPLVALRLWG